The Methanobrevibacter boviskoreani JH1 genomic interval TACCTGTTTTGTCTTTTACATATGTTTTACAGTTTGTTATTTGTAATGCCATATATAAAGAGTTTTTGTTACTTTTTGGTAACTTATGTTGTTTAAAACATTAATCATATAGTTATAGGTTAATTATTATCTCTTTTATACATGATTTACAATTTCTTATTTGTATAATTACTTATAAATGGTTTTTGTAACCATCAGGTAATGTAACTGTAAGGTTACCTTAAAAAAACAATTGTTTTTTCCTTTTTGATGATCTGAATTTATGGGAATCTTTAAAAAAAGACGGTATAATTAATATTTGAGTATTGTTTTAAGTGTAGAAATGAGTTTTATCTAACTTATTTTTAAATTAAAGAATTTAAACTTAACTTTAAAATGTTTTAGTTTGAATTCTGTATTCTTCAATCTGTTAAGGTATGAAGAAATAGTATTTTTAAAAATTGAAAAATAAGAATTATATTAAATCAACAATGTCCTTTAACGATTTATTTAAATCATTGTCAATTGATATTCTTTTATTTATTTCACTTGGAATGCGTGCATCCCCCAGATTCATTCTAATTAATGTCATATTTAAATATCTGTAGGAGTATTGTTCGAATGGGAATCTAATTATAGTCGGTGTATTATATCCCACACCTAATTCTAATAATACCGTGTTTTTATCTAATGAATCCTTAATAAATTCCACGTAATTGTTATAGTTTTTATAATTAGGTTCTTCAACAAACCTATTATCACATCTAAGGTTTTGGATTAAAAATTCTCCACAATTAGGACAATAGGGGATATCATCACTACTAATGGTATAGTCATCTACTTTATTTTTTACCATTGATTTGATGTATTTCTCATTGTAGTAAACCTCGTTAGAGCAAGGGATGATACATTGGAACTGGGAATATTGTCCCTGAGGTTCAAATATTTTGTCCTGTGAAAATCCTGCCTTTTCAAGTTGATAATCCACATTTGTT includes:
- a CDS encoding SIR2 family NAD-dependent protein deacylase, producing the protein MFNNYNKNIKKAYDAISDAENIVIGVGSGLSAAGGLNYGSQEFFKGHYPQYARLGYKTIVEIMGKFWMNIDKENACKYWGFWSHHINEIRYKTPATEPYLNLYKLVKDKNYYIISTNVDYQLEKAGFSQDKIFEPQGQYSQFQCIIPCSNEVYYNEKYIKSMVKNKVDDYTISSDDIPYCPNCGEFLIQNLRCDNRFVEEPNYKNYNNYVEFIKDSLDKNTVLLELGVGYNTPTIIRFPFEQYSYRYLNMTLIRMNLGDARIPSEINKRISIDNDLNKSLKDIVDLI